The following proteins are encoded in a genomic region of Dyadobacter sp. UC 10:
- the ettA gene encoding energy-dependent translational throttle protein EttA, translating into MSNETIIFSMSGVNKIIPPNRHIIKNIYLSFFYGAKIGVLGLNGSGKSTLLRVIAGIDKDIQGDVVFSPGYSVGMLEQEPKLDPSKTVREVVEEGVQEIVNLLKEFDQINEAFGEEDADFDKLLERQGEVQEKLDAADAWNLDNRLEIAMDALRCAPSDTLVSTLSGGEKRRVALCRLLLRQPDVLLLDEPTNHLDAESVLWLEEHLRQYKGTVIAVTHDRYFLDNVAGWILELDRGEGIPWKGNYSSWLEQKQERLKKEEKTESKRQKTLQRELEWVRMGAKGRQAKSKARLGAYERLLGEEGREKEEKLEIFIPAGPRLGNKVIEAHNVSMGFGDRLLYENLNFALPPNGIVGIIGPNGAGKTTLFKLITGQLKPLTGHFDVGETVELAYVDQEHDNLDANKTVYQSIADGNDWIMIGGKQSNARAYVSRFNFGGGDQEKKVGNLSGGERNRVHLAMTLKEGGNLLLLDEPTNDLDVNTLRALEEGLENFAGCAVIISHDRWFLDRVATHILAFEGDSQVYWFEGNFSEYEENRRKRLGTEATPKRIKYKKLA; encoded by the coding sequence ATGAGTAACGAAACCATTATTTTCTCAATGTCGGGAGTCAACAAAATCATTCCTCCCAACCGGCATATTATCAAAAATATCTATTTATCCTTTTTTTATGGTGCAAAAATCGGGGTTCTTGGATTAAATGGTTCAGGAAAATCAACCTTGCTGCGCGTGATCGCCGGAATCGATAAGGACATCCAGGGCGACGTTGTGTTCTCGCCCGGTTACTCGGTTGGAATGCTCGAACAAGAGCCCAAACTGGATCCATCCAAAACGGTAAGAGAAGTAGTAGAAGAAGGTGTTCAGGAGATCGTCAACCTTTTGAAAGAGTTTGACCAGATCAATGAAGCTTTCGGTGAGGAAGATGCCGATTTTGACAAACTACTTGAAAGACAAGGGGAAGTACAGGAAAAACTCGACGCCGCCGATGCCTGGAACCTGGATAACCGTCTGGAAATTGCCATGGACGCGCTGCGCTGTGCGCCTTCCGACACGTTGGTTTCCACGCTTTCCGGAGGTGAAAAACGCAGAGTAGCATTGTGCCGCCTGCTCCTCCGCCAGCCAGACGTACTACTACTCGATGAACCTACCAACCACCTTGATGCAGAATCGGTACTTTGGCTGGAAGAGCATTTAAGGCAATATAAAGGAACCGTTATAGCAGTTACCCACGACCGCTATTTCCTCGACAATGTGGCTGGCTGGATCCTGGAACTGGATCGCGGCGAGGGTATTCCCTGGAAAGGGAACTACTCTTCCTGGCTGGAACAGAAGCAGGAACGTTTGAAAAAAGAAGAGAAAACAGAATCAAAACGCCAGAAAACTTTACAGCGTGAGCTGGAATGGGTGAGAATGGGCGCCAAAGGCCGCCAGGCTAAATCGAAGGCACGTTTAGGTGCATACGAAAGATTGCTCGGAGAGGAAGGAAGGGAGAAAGAAGAAAAACTGGAGATCTTCATTCCTGCCGGGCCGAGATTGGGTAACAAGGTTATCGAAGCACACAATGTGTCGATGGGTTTTGGCGACAGGTTGCTTTACGAAAACCTCAACTTCGCATTGCCCCCGAATGGTATTGTCGGGATTATCGGGCCAAACGGTGCTGGGAAAACGACCCTATTTAAACTGATTACCGGACAACTTAAACCGTTAACCGGCCATTTTGATGTGGGAGAAACCGTCGAGCTGGCCTATGTGGACCAGGAGCACGACAATCTGGATGCAAACAAGACTGTATATCAAAGTATTGCGGACGGCAATGACTGGATTATGATCGGCGGCAAACAATCGAATGCGCGGGCTTACGTGAGCCGGTTTAATTTCGGTGGCGGCGACCAGGAAAAGAAGGTGGGTAATCTCTCAGGCGGAGAAAGAAACCGGGTGCATCTGGCGATGACGCTCAAAGAAGGCGGTAACTTACTGCTGCTCGATGAACCTACCAACGACTTGGATGTTAACACATTGCGTGCTTTGGAAGAAGGATTGGAAAACTTTGCCGGCTGTGCGGTGATCATTTCCCACGACCGGTGGTTTTTAGACCGTGTTGCCACCCATATTCTAGCATTTGAGGGTGATTCCCAGGTTTACTGGTTTGAAGGTAACTTCTCCGAATATGAAGAAAACCGACGTAAAAGACTTGGAACCGAAGCAACGCCAAAGCGGATCAAATACAAAAAACTAGCATAG
- a CDS encoding DUF349 domain-containing protein, with the protein MENATLNDEYGYVKDSKVFLKGYLDFPDRQIGEVKRTEQEAIDYFKNRFNIVLNKVEQLEQEIDEALNKGSYLTKLIQLQRKLKGFDALGDFVPLLQRLEEKEEYLKGLIEVNQLKNLEIKRALIEDVKVAAAIEDYAAATDQIQEIKAKWIRTGPVEKEYQEEVENTFQQILDDFFQRRRDYFDEQNKINQHRIEEYEKLIKITKTLSYSRDLDDAYAKARDVRNAWNNIGEVPPKRFFKVNKAYRHFLKLFYDKYNLAKGIEPKVRVDPRIVEQQKLLAQAETLLRSQDIVEASQEAKVLLSKWKEIKIPFKMADKELAERFRMVCDKIFELSYLARVISRKYPAFELKSQEEQLRTKYRELEWLAKREKSDLEFAILEFDRTATGDPELDKQAAGRINIQKRKVQMKERILAEFDRKLKTITG; encoded by the coding sequence ATGGAAAATGCCACATTGAATGATGAATACGGCTATGTTAAAGACAGCAAAGTATTTTTAAAGGGGTACCTGGATTTCCCCGACCGGCAAATTGGAGAAGTAAAAAGGACGGAGCAGGAAGCAATTGATTATTTTAAAAATCGATTCAATATCGTCCTGAACAAAGTCGAGCAATTGGAACAGGAAATTGATGAGGCGCTGAACAAAGGCTCTTATCTGACCAAGCTGATCCAGCTGCAACGTAAGCTTAAAGGTTTTGATGCACTGGGGGATTTTGTCCCGCTGCTGCAACGACTGGAAGAGAAAGAAGAGTATTTGAAGGGTTTGATCGAAGTTAATCAGCTCAAAAATCTTGAAATAAAACGCGCACTGATTGAAGATGTAAAAGTGGCTGCTGCGATTGAAGATTACGCTGCCGCTACGGATCAGATTCAGGAGATCAAAGCAAAATGGATCCGTACCGGTCCTGTTGAAAAGGAGTATCAGGAAGAAGTAGAAAATACTTTCCAGCAAATCCTGGACGATTTCTTCCAGCGCCGCCGCGATTACTTCGACGAGCAGAACAAGATCAACCAGCACCGGATAGAGGAGTACGAAAAACTCATCAAGATTACCAAAACACTAAGCTACTCGCGTGATTTGGACGATGCTTACGCAAAGGCGAGAGACGTACGCAATGCCTGGAACAACATCGGAGAAGTGCCGCCAAAGCGTTTTTTCAAGGTAAATAAAGCTTACAGGCACTTTTTGAAATTGTTTTACGACAAATACAACCTGGCTAAAGGGATTGAGCCAAAAGTACGTGTCGACCCAAGAATTGTTGAACAACAGAAATTACTGGCCCAGGCTGAAACGCTGCTTAGAAGCCAGGATATCGTAGAGGCTTCCCAGGAGGCCAAGGTTTTACTCAGTAAATGGAAGGAGATCAAAATACCTTTCAAAATGGCTGACAAAGAGCTTGCCGAACGTTTCAGAATGGTGTGCGATAAAATATTTGAACTAAGCTATCTGGCCCGGGTGATCAGCAGAAAGTATCCTGCATTTGAACTGAAAAGCCAGGAAGAACAGCTAAGGACCAAATACCGCGAGCTGGAATGGCTTGCGAAACGCGAAAAAAGCGATCTTGAATTTGCAATCCTTGAATTCGACCGCACGGCTACCGGCGATCCCGAGCTGGACAAGCAGGCAGCCGGCCGTATCAATATTCAAAAACGGAAAGTGCAGATGAAAGAACGCATTCTAGCTGAATTTGACAGAAAGCTGAAAACGATTACCGGGTGA